From a region of the Pectobacterium aquaticum genome:
- a CDS encoding type II toxin-antitoxin system RelE/ParE family toxin: MCAEETGKNLEIYQSRRFEKKFASLTEQEQKTVDEQIELIIDEPEIGEPKKGGLNYLWVHKFYMSNQQYLLSYSWVDAKLEIYLLSFGSHKNFYDDQKRHRKADLKLIM; this comes from the coding sequence ATGTGCGCAGAAGAGACTGGGAAAAATCTTGAGATATATCAGTCACGCCGTTTTGAGAAGAAATTTGCCTCTCTGACAGAACAAGAACAGAAAACCGTCGATGAACAAATTGAACTTATCATTGACGAACCTGAGATTGGTGAGCCCAAAAAGGGTGGTCTGAATTATCTTTGGGTACATAAATTTTATATGAGTAACCAGCAATATCTCCTGAGTTATAGCTGGGTTGACGCTAAACTTGAAATATATTTATTGAGCTTCGGTTCACATAAAAATTTCTATGATGATCAAAAGCGTCACAGAAAAGCTGACTTAAAACTTATTATGTAA
- a CDS encoding YjjG family noncanonical pyrimidine nucleotidase encodes MKYRHFLFDLDDTLLDFKASERLSFARTLTNLGVDIENTTLFADYQRENSQLWSEFEKGEISKDLLKVERFRRIFSLHRIDIDPHKASNLYLECLPETVVLVDGAVQICEALAEIGEVGIITNGIEYVQAQRVANSGLADWLSFVATSEACGFAKPDARIFEFSASKFRSFKKTEAIIVGDRLDADILGANLYGIDSCWFNAGGAANDSDIIAPTYEAATLLDVFTQLSAKS; translated from the coding sequence ATGAAATACCGCCACTTCCTGTTTGATCTTGATGACACGCTGTTGGACTTCAAAGCTTCTGAGCGTCTTTCGTTTGCGCGTACGCTGACGAACCTTGGCGTCGATATTGAGAATACGACCCTGTTCGCAGACTATCAGCGCGAGAATTCTCAGCTATGGAGCGAGTTTGAAAAGGGGGAAATCTCCAAGGATCTCCTGAAAGTCGAACGATTTCGGCGCATTTTTTCCCTTCATCGCATCGATATCGATCCCCACAAAGCGAGCAATCTCTATCTGGAATGCCTGCCTGAGACCGTGGTGTTGGTGGATGGCGCGGTTCAGATCTGTGAAGCGCTTGCCGAGATCGGTGAAGTTGGCATTATTACCAACGGCATTGAGTATGTGCAGGCGCAGCGAGTGGCAAATTCGGGCCTGGCGGATTGGCTCTCGTTTGTCGCCACCTCTGAGGCGTGCGGCTTCGCCAAGCCGGATGCACGCATCTTCGAGTTCTCCGCCAGCAAGTTCCGCTCTTTCAAAAAAACCGAGGCGATCATCGTGGGCGATAGGCTCGATGCCGATATTCTTGGGGCGAACCTGTACGGCATAGACAGCTGCTGGTTCAACGCAGGCGGAGCCGCCAACGATTCGGACATCATCGCGCCAACCTACGAGGCCGCAACCCTCCTGGATGTCTTCACGCAGCTCAGTGCGAAGTCTTAA
- a CDS encoding TA system antitoxin ParD family protein: MATSIRLDDDFVEEVKVHAEAMSRSVPKQIEYWAKIGRIAEDNPELPFSFINEILLAKSEIDNGRMTKYVRRRDWEKS, translated from the coding sequence ATGGCAACAAGCATCCGCCTAGATGATGATTTTGTCGAAGAAGTGAAAGTACATGCAGAAGCAATGAGCCGAAGCGTGCCAAAGCAAATAGAGTACTGGGCTAAAATTGGCCGTATTGCTGAGGATAACCCTGAATTACCTTTTTCCTTCATCAACGAAATCCTGCTGGCGAAATCAGAAATCGACAATGGAAGAATGACAAAATATGTGCGCAGAAGAGACTGGGAAAAATCTTGA
- a CDS encoding MFS transporter, whose amino-acid sequence MTAHSRESNFTTLNMIIAASLVGLVTGYTLPLISLKLAEHGHSTATLGILAALPAAGMMLSSFVTPWLSRHLHASYLLSGSLIILAASTVASFLLSHPVSLILPRLLTGLASGVLVVLGETWVTSRASDKHKATLTGLYASVFTGCQLIGPLLIAAGEPIQIYALWLICGISAACAFMLRNCATMVQADEQSSTSYRDLIPFLPAIASGVLCFSFFDASILALFPLYGMEQGLDEKSAILLVTLIFLGDAVFQTPIGWLADKCGIIKTHISCGILFCVMLVLITFSFSSPALLVPVCIVLGAAAGGLYTLSLVRAGQKFAGQRLIVMNSLLGLVWSAGSISGPLFSGAAITFYGYDGLIAILLLTGVLFVGIQGVLRKERVSRSLGEE is encoded by the coding sequence ATGACAGCACATTCCCGTGAATCAAACTTCACGACACTGAACATGATTATCGCCGCCTCACTCGTGGGATTGGTGACAGGGTACACGCTACCGCTGATCAGCCTGAAACTGGCGGAGCACGGGCACAGCACGGCGACGCTCGGTATTCTGGCGGCTCTTCCGGCAGCGGGGATGATGCTATCCTCCTTCGTTACGCCGTGGCTCAGCCGCCACCTGCACGCTAGCTATCTGTTATCCGGCAGCCTGATTATTCTGGCAGCCTCAACCGTGGCCTCATTCCTGCTGTCACACCCCGTATCACTCATTTTACCGCGCTTGTTAACCGGGCTGGCCTCGGGGGTTTTGGTGGTGCTGGGAGAAACCTGGGTCACCAGCCGGGCTTCTGACAAACACAAAGCGACGCTGACAGGGCTGTATGCTTCCGTTTTCACAGGATGTCAGCTGATAGGGCCGCTGCTTATTGCCGCTGGGGAGCCTATTCAAATCTATGCGCTATGGCTGATTTGTGGCATATCCGCCGCGTGTGCGTTCATGCTGAGGAACTGCGCCACGATGGTTCAGGCAGATGAACAGTCCTCGACGTCTTATCGAGATCTTATTCCTTTTCTCCCGGCAATCGCCTCTGGCGTGCTCTGCTTCTCCTTCTTCGATGCCAGCATACTTGCGCTCTTTCCGCTTTACGGCATGGAACAGGGCTTAGACGAAAAATCTGCGATATTACTGGTCACACTCATTTTTCTGGGCGATGCCGTATTTCAGACACCGATTGGCTGGCTGGCAGACAAATGCGGCATCATCAAAACCCACATCAGCTGCGGCATCCTGTTCTGCGTGATGCTGGTATTGATCACCTTCTCATTCTCCTCCCCTGCACTTCTGGTTCCCGTCTGTATCGTACTGGGCGCAGCGGCAGGCGGGCTCTACACACTGTCTCTGGTGCGGGCAGGTCAGAAATTTGCTGGTCAGCGACTGATTGTGATGAATTCACTTCTGGGGCTGGTGTGGTCTGCGGGCAGTATCAGCGGGCCGCTGTTCTCTGGCGCAGCCATCACGTTTTACGGTTACGACGGTCTCATCGCCATCTTGTTGCTAACCGGCGTGCTGTTTGTTGGCATACAGGGCGTATTAAGAAAAGAACGCGTATCGCGTTCGCTGGGTGAAGAGTGA